From a region of the Actinopolymorpha singaporensis genome:
- a CDS encoding FG-GAP repeat domain-containing protein — protein MGLEPGLPWVEAVGPSGDVVIYDENQQVVSRTSGANMFCVLPGGPGREGWFRILRPTDASTPDHIVYDPDGHYVFASTAEAVQHGSDPWLIPYGHGFGPARYVLANFGVDQSWRVDQHPRFVTDLTGDGRADIIGFGDAGVWTSLNDGAGNFGAAHYVLANLGVDQGWRVDAHPRFAADLTGDGRADIIGFGDAGVWTSLNDGAGNFGAAHYVLDNLGVDQGWRVDAHPRFAADLTGDGRADIIGFGDAGVWTSLNDGAGNFGPARYALANFGVDQSWRVDQHPRFVTDLTGDGRADIIGFGDAGVWTSLNDGTGNFGPARYVLDNFGVDQSWRVDAHPRFVTDLTGDGRADIIGFGDAGVWVALNDGAGGFEPAQRLIPFFGTSTTYHQWLVTTTPRLLADLTGNGASDIVGFADDGVWVAVLDTTGPLSPQYVVQNFAYNEGSWRVERHPRVVADLTGDGRGDIVGFGDAGVYVSYNQGSGPVPRPVVVT, from the coding sequence ATGGGACTCGAGCCTGGACTTCCGTGGGTCGAGGCAGTCGGCCCGAGCGGAGACGTGGTGATCTACGACGAGAACCAGCAAGTCGTGTCCCGAACGTCCGGCGCGAACATGTTCTGCGTCCTCCCGGGTGGGCCGGGTCGCGAGGGATGGTTCCGCATCCTGCGCCCCACCGACGCGTCCACGCCCGACCACATCGTTTACGACCCGGACGGGCATTACGTGTTCGCCTCGACAGCGGAAGCGGTGCAGCACGGCAGTGACCCCTGGCTGATCCCGTACGGCCACGGCTTCGGACCTGCCCGGTACGTGCTCGCGAACTTCGGGGTCGACCAGAGCTGGCGCGTCGACCAACATCCACGGTTCGTCACCGACCTCACCGGCGACGGCCGCGCCGACATCATCGGCTTCGGCGACGCCGGAGTCTGGACCTCCCTCAACGACGGCGCCGGAAACTTCGGCGCAGCCCACTACGTACTCGCCAACCTCGGCGTCGACCAAGGATGGCGCGTCGACGCCCACCCGCGGTTCGCCGCCGATCTCACCGGCGACGGCCGCGCCGACATCATCGGCTTCGGCGACGCCGGAGTCTGGACCTCCCTCAACGACGGCGCCGGCAACTTCGGCGCAGCCCACTACGTACTCGACAACCTCGGCGTCGACCAAGGATGGCGCGTCGACGCCCACCCGCGGTTCGCCGCCGATCTCACCGGCGACGGCCGCGCCGACATCATCGGCTTCGGCGACGCCGGAGTCTGGACCTCCCTCAACGACGGCGCCGGCAACTTCGGACCCGCCCGGTACGCACTCGCCAACTTCGGGGTCGACCAGAGCTGGCGCGTCGACCAACATCCACGGTTCGTCACCGACCTCACCGGCGACGGCCGCGCCGACATCATCGGCTTCGGCGACGCCGGAGTCTGGACCTCCCTCAACGACGGCACCGGCAACTTCGGACCCGCCCGGTACGTACTCGACAACTTCGGCGTCGACCAGAGCTGGCGCGTCGACGCCCACCCGCGGTTCGTCACCGACCTCACCGGCGACGGCCGCGCCGACATCATCGGCTTCGGCGACGCCGGAGTCTGGGTGGCGCTCAACGACGGCGCCGGTGGTTTCGAGCCCGCACAGCGGTTGATTCCGTTCTTCGGCACCAGTACTACGTACCATCAGTGGCTGGTCACCACGACTCCGCGCCTGCTCGCCGACCTGACCGGCAACGGCGCGAGCGACATCGTTGGCTTCGCCGACGACGGCGTGTGGGTCGCCGTCCTCGACACGACCGGGCCCCTGTCCCCGCAATACGTCGTACAGAACTTCGCCTACAACGAGGGCAGCTGGCGAGTCGAACGCCACCCTCGCGTGGTCGCCGACCTGACCGGTGACGGACGCGGGGACATCGTGGGCTTCGGCGACGCCGGCGTCTACGTCTCCTACAACCAAGGCTCCGGCCCGGTACCCAGGCCAGTCGTCGTCACCTGA
- a CDS encoding nucleotidyltransferase family protein: MNDDASISRRMAEVARRLVAKLPDDDVRAAVLFGSVAWGDANEASDIDLMLCLDRPVGYRLVTRVRVADILGRTTPELPTSPVFADIDRISAEYFENAVDEGIWHARVARSLIFADTDGWFAGLRARVSATFRHPDMCARRARPWYDASLAHSEAARRLLTDADDDLTLATLLARLALENVAVALIETSALRASPTHFLASARSALETTGSGHLYEPLQRGLGLDVDLETAAYGVQAFHVLAGALREWLADPELVRRLGPEDAAWAVFTYADETYEEIAHKVAAMRGAGRAADLASYLDWLLKVSIRLNVGKALNLRLNGLSETPEVAEFHQALRAEPALFEQWCRGLRLPADRAEITAALAVGAQLRGRLTFPPPSLT, translated from the coding sequence GTGAACGACGACGCGTCCATCAGCCGGCGCATGGCCGAGGTCGCCCGCAGGCTGGTGGCGAAGCTTCCCGACGACGACGTGCGAGCCGCGGTCCTGTTCGGCTCGGTGGCGTGGGGCGACGCCAACGAGGCCAGTGACATCGATCTCATGCTGTGTTTGGACAGGCCCGTGGGCTACCGCTTGGTGACCCGGGTCCGGGTGGCCGACATCCTGGGACGCACCACCCCGGAACTGCCGACGTCGCCGGTGTTCGCCGACATCGACCGGATCTCTGCCGAGTACTTCGAGAACGCTGTGGACGAAGGCATCTGGCACGCCCGCGTCGCCCGTTCGCTGATCTTCGCCGACACCGACGGCTGGTTCGCGGGCCTGCGCGCCCGCGTCAGCGCCACCTTCCGCCACCCGGACATGTGCGCACGGCGAGCCAGGCCCTGGTACGACGCGAGCCTCGCCCACTCCGAGGCCGCTCGCCGCCTGCTCACCGACGCCGACGACGACCTCACGTTGGCGACACTGCTTGCCCGCCTGGCACTGGAGAACGTCGCAGTCGCGCTCATCGAGACCAGCGCGCTGCGCGCCTCCCCCACTCACTTCCTGGCCAGCGCCCGGAGCGCGTTGGAGACGACGGGAAGCGGACACCTCTACGAGCCACTGCAGCGGGGCCTCGGGCTGGACGTCGACCTCGAGACCGCCGCGTACGGAGTGCAGGCCTTCCATGTGCTGGCCGGGGCGTTGCGGGAGTGGCTGGCCGACCCGGAGCTCGTACGTCGACTGGGGCCGGAGGACGCGGCGTGGGCGGTGTTCACCTACGCTGACGAGACGTACGAGGAGATCGCCCACAAGGTGGCGGCCATGCGAGGCGCCGGGCGTGCCGCCGATCTCGCGTCCTACCTCGACTGGCTGTTGAAGGTGTCCATCCGGCTGAACGTGGGCAAGGCCCTCAACCTCCGGCTGAACGGCTTGTCCGAGACGCCGGAGGTCGCGGAGTTTCATCAGGCCCTTCGCGCCGAGCCTGCGCTGTTCGAACAGTGGTGTCGCGGCCTGCGGCTGCCCGCGGACCGAGCGGAGATCACGGCCGCGCTGGCGGTGGGCGCTCAGCTTCGCGGCAGGCTGACGTTCCCTCCGCCTTCGCTCACTTGA
- a CDS encoding ABC transporter ATP-binding protein, with protein MAWQVGPVLTVVTAFTVLLGAAAPLGLAGVVGAVVGRAGDVAAKGLISPAGRSALWWSALAAGLLMVVWVAGSVRSAASTALGERIDASLQRELMRAVGEPVGIGHLEDPRTAELISVGRETFRGSWGRPGRLASTVAGLVTGRIVLVGACVLVAGFHPLLGIALLAAGSWTAYEEKAASRAEASHHYGTTEVARRLEYLYGLGSSPEAAKEVRIFGLAGFLRDRYTTLWQRSMADVLTPLPRRAVAANVVTGAVVVCGLVWIAVRAGRAEVTAGQAAVWVQALMTGLRGVQQSAWTGLQTELALATLRRFDEAVEAVEAVATKDRDAGMTNVPATVAVADRPRREIRFERVSFSYPGSTAPVLDGLDLVVPAGRSLAIVGVNGAGKTTIIKLLCRMYEPTNGRLTVDGTDLTAVDARGWRRQVAAVFQDATRFPLTARESITMGRPRAAVDQPGVESAAERAGIADEIAALPSAFDTPLSSHYPGGADLSGGQWQKLSLARALYAVDHGARVLILDEPAAHLDARAEAGLYARFLELTAGLTTIVISHRFSTVRRADSIVVLDGGRVAERGSHEELMALDGEYAEMFRLQAERFVDRTDDSEGTAGITS; from the coding sequence GTGGCGTGGCAGGTGGGCCCGGTTCTCACCGTTGTCACCGCGTTCACGGTGTTGCTGGGCGCTGCCGCACCGCTGGGACTCGCCGGCGTGGTCGGTGCGGTGGTCGGTCGTGCGGGTGACGTCGCCGCCAAGGGGTTGATCTCCCCGGCCGGACGGTCGGCACTGTGGTGGTCCGCCCTCGCGGCCGGGCTGCTGATGGTGGTGTGGGTGGCGGGTTCGGTGCGATCGGCCGCCTCGACCGCTCTGGGCGAACGCATCGATGCCTCCCTCCAGCGGGAGCTGATGCGGGCGGTCGGTGAGCCGGTCGGCATCGGCCACCTGGAGGATCCTCGTACGGCCGAACTGATCTCCGTCGGCCGGGAAACCTTCCGCGGTTCGTGGGGTCGGCCAGGCCGGCTGGCGTCCACCGTCGCCGGGCTGGTGACCGGCCGGATCGTGCTCGTGGGCGCCTGCGTGCTGGTCGCGGGCTTCCACCCGCTGCTCGGAATCGCCTTGCTGGCCGCGGGATCGTGGACGGCGTACGAGGAGAAGGCGGCTTCGCGTGCCGAGGCCTCCCACCACTACGGGACCACCGAGGTCGCCCGGCGGTTGGAGTATCTCTACGGACTGGGGTCGAGTCCCGAGGCCGCCAAGGAAGTACGGATCTTCGGGCTCGCCGGTTTCCTGCGGGACCGGTACACGACGCTGTGGCAGCGGTCGATGGCCGACGTGCTCACACCTCTGCCGCGACGCGCGGTCGCCGCCAACGTCGTCACCGGTGCCGTGGTGGTGTGCGGCCTGGTCTGGATCGCCGTACGTGCGGGACGGGCGGAGGTCACCGCGGGGCAGGCGGCGGTATGGGTGCAGGCGCTGATGACCGGGCTCCGGGGCGTTCAGCAGTCCGCGTGGACCGGCCTGCAGACCGAGTTGGCGCTGGCCACGCTTCGCCGCTTCGACGAGGCGGTCGAGGCGGTCGAGGCGGTCGCGACCAAGGACCGGGACGCGGGAATGACGAACGTCCCTGCGACCGTTGCTGTCGCGGACCGGCCTCGCCGCGAGATCCGCTTTGAGCGCGTCTCCTTCTCCTACCCGGGCAGCACCGCTCCCGTGCTCGACGGCCTCGATCTGGTGGTGCCCGCCGGTCGCTCGCTCGCGATCGTGGGAGTGAACGGCGCAGGCAAGACCACGATCATCAAACTGCTGTGCCGGATGTACGAACCCACCAACGGGCGCCTCACCGTCGACGGAACCGACCTGACCGCGGTCGACGCTCGCGGATGGCGTCGTCAGGTGGCGGCGGTGTTCCAGGACGCCACCCGGTTTCCGTTGACCGCCCGCGAGAGCATCACCATGGGAAGGCCGCGCGCTGCTGTCGACCAACCCGGTGTCGAATCCGCTGCCGAACGCGCGGGCATCGCCGACGAAATAGCAGCGTTGCCCTCAGCCTTCGACACTCCGCTGTCGTCCCACTATCCCGGCGGCGCCGACCTGTCCGGCGGTCAGTGGCAGAAGCTGTCCCTGGCCCGGGCGCTGTACGCGGTCGATCACGGCGCACGCGTTCTGATCCTGGACGAGCCGGCCGCACACCTCGACGCCCGCGCGGAAGCCGGCCTCTACGCGCGGTTCCTCGAACTCACCGCAGGGCTCACCACGATTGTCATCTCGCACCGGTTCTCCACGGTTCGCCGCGCCGACTCCATCGTCGTACTGGATGGCGGACGGGTCGCCGAACGTGGCAGCCACGAGGAGCTGATGGCACTCGACGGCGAGTACGCAGAGATGTTCCGGCTGCAGGCCGAGCGCTTCGTCGACCGTACGGACGACTCCGAAGGAACGGCGGGGATCACCTCATGA
- a CDS encoding phosphotransferase family protein: MSPEHHRAAEVVAEFLGTKPTSIEALLTWGPTVVVEATVDDSLTVFVKAGANQNVHTEAAVMERVRAAGVPTVDILGVGNDERLPGGRWMITRAATGQTLQDVGRTASTISRTLDELAEYYTLLHRVALPGFGAFADDARGGSLVAWSRWQQETVDDALDSLTRMDAAPAEFASRARQLCRSFAADLDSAPGVLLHADLGDGEVYVDPETGAVTAIVDWGAALVGDPLYDLVRFVGGGPADDERPAQLHPTLHAHYFARSTYDVEHAQRMLKFYRFHICVVEAAWGADLGWTAGHLAWAEQLIDELG; this comes from the coding sequence ATGTCGCCGGAGCATCATCGTGCCGCCGAGGTCGTCGCCGAGTTCCTCGGGACGAAGCCCACTTCCATCGAGGCGCTGCTGACGTGGGGACCGACGGTCGTCGTCGAGGCGACCGTGGACGACAGCCTGACGGTGTTCGTCAAGGCGGGCGCCAACCAGAACGTCCACACCGAAGCCGCGGTGATGGAGCGCGTCCGCGCCGCGGGCGTCCCGACGGTCGACATCCTGGGTGTGGGGAACGACGAGCGGCTTCCGGGCGGGCGCTGGATGATCACGCGCGCCGCGACCGGACAGACGCTGCAGGATGTCGGACGTACGGCATCGACGATCAGCCGTACCCTCGACGAGCTTGCGGAGTACTACACGCTGCTCCACCGGGTCGCCCTGCCCGGTTTCGGAGCCTTCGCGGACGACGCTCGAGGAGGCAGCCTCGTGGCGTGGTCGCGGTGGCAGCAAGAGACGGTTGACGACGCTCTCGACTCGCTGACCCGGATGGATGCGGCACCAGCGGAGTTCGCATCCCGTGCCCGGCAGTTGTGCCGCTCCTTCGCCGCCGACCTGGACAGCGCACCTGGCGTTCTCCTGCACGCCGACCTCGGCGACGGCGAGGTCTACGTCGATCCGGAGACCGGTGCAGTCACCGCGATCGTCGACTGGGGCGCGGCGCTGGTCGGCGACCCGTTGTACGACCTCGTACGGTTCGTCGGTGGGGGTCCCGCCGACGACGAGCGTCCGGCGCAACTGCATCCGACCTTGCACGCGCACTACTTCGCGCGGAGCACCTACGACGTCGAACATGCCCAGCGGATGTTGAAGTTCTACCGGTTCCACATCTGTGTCGTCGAGGCCGCGTGGGGCGCGGACCTCGGCTGGACAGCGGGCCACCTCGCGTGGGCGGAGCAGCTGATCGACGAGCTTGGCTGA
- a CDS encoding DUF2975 domain-containing protein produces the protein MGKLTVLALRAVLMALFAGSVFVQTVMVPLLAEDLRDPDAELVAYQRICVVVILVLGFLAVEVVLACVWQLVTMVGRGTVFSYGAFRYVHVVIGAIVAAAVLLFALAVVLAPGEAVPPGMVLLICGAAVAVLGVALVVVVLRMLLAQAVARDVEATRLRSELDEVI, from the coding sequence ATGGGGAAGCTGACGGTACTTGCGCTGCGGGCCGTGCTGATGGCGTTGTTCGCCGGCTCGGTGTTCGTGCAGACGGTGATGGTGCCGCTGCTGGCGGAGGATCTGCGCGACCCGGACGCCGAGCTGGTGGCGTACCAACGCATCTGCGTCGTGGTGATCCTCGTCCTCGGATTCCTGGCGGTGGAGGTCGTCCTTGCCTGCGTCTGGCAGCTGGTGACCATGGTGGGCCGCGGGACCGTGTTCTCGTACGGTGCCTTCCGGTACGTCCACGTCGTGATCGGCGCGATCGTGGCGGCGGCCGTTCTGCTGTTCGCGCTCGCGGTCGTCCTGGCGCCGGGGGAGGCCGTTCCTCCGGGGATGGTCCTGCTGATCTGCGGTGCCGCGGTCGCGGTCCTGGGGGTCGCACTCGTCGTGGTCGTACTCCGGATGCTGCTCGCCCAGGCCGTTGCCCGCGATGTCGAGGCGACCAGGCTTCGGTCGGAGCTGGACGAGGTGATCTGA
- a CDS encoding sodium:calcium antiporter has protein sequence MSGLSLPWLVLIFAGGAAAIWLAGIQLSNQTDVLSTRLHLGSALGGLILLAVATNLPEIAIVASAALADNIGVAVGNILGGIAIQTVVLVVLDVFGVRGSKPLTYRAASLVLVLEAGLVIAVLGVVVAGSQLPDNLIALRLAPAPVLIAILWVVGLLLLQRAGRSLPWHESGEAPDNQEPARGHSRHKREQQATKRGVSTGKSAAIFGAAALVTLVAGVFLERSGDEIAGHIGLSGVLFGATVLAAATSLPEVSTGLTSVRNGDYQLAMSDIFGGNAFLPVLFVVATVLSGKAVLPQAQATDIYLTAVAILLTVVYAAGLLFRPQRRIARMGLDSLTVLILYVIAVAGLFAVANAG, from the coding sequence GTGTCCGGACTCTCCCTGCCGTGGCTGGTCTTGATCTTCGCCGGGGGCGCGGCCGCGATCTGGCTGGCCGGCATCCAGCTGTCGAACCAGACCGACGTACTGTCCACTCGCCTGCATCTCGGCTCGGCGCTCGGCGGCCTGATTCTGCTCGCGGTGGCCACCAACCTGCCCGAGATCGCCATCGTGGCCAGCGCCGCCCTGGCCGACAACATCGGTGTCGCCGTGGGCAACATCCTGGGCGGCATCGCCATCCAGACCGTCGTACTGGTCGTGCTGGACGTGTTCGGAGTACGCGGTAGCAAGCCGCTGACCTATCGGGCGGCCTCACTGGTGCTCGTCCTCGAAGCCGGCTTGGTCATCGCGGTGCTGGGCGTGGTCGTCGCCGGCTCCCAACTGCCCGACAACCTGATCGCGTTACGCCTCGCTCCCGCCCCGGTGCTGATCGCGATCCTCTGGGTCGTGGGCCTGCTGCTGCTGCAGCGCGCGGGCCGGTCGCTGCCCTGGCACGAGTCAGGCGAAGCGCCCGACAACCAGGAGCCGGCCCGCGGGCACAGCCGGCACAAGCGTGAACAGCAGGCCACGAAACGGGGCGTCAGCACGGGCAAGTCGGCCGCCATCTTCGGAGCCGCTGCGCTTGTGACCCTCGTGGCCGGTGTGTTCCTCGAACGCAGTGGCGACGAGATCGCCGGCCACATCGGTCTTTCCGGCGTACTCTTCGGCGCGACCGTTCTGGCGGCAGCCACCTCACTGCCGGAGGTATCGACCGGCCTGACCTCGGTACGCAACGGTGACTACCAACTGGCTATGAGCGACATCTTCGGCGGAAACGCGTTCCTGCCGGTGCTCTTCGTCGTCGCGACAGTCCTGTCCGGCAAGGCGGTGTTGCCGCAGGCGCAGGCCACCGACATCTACCTGACCGCGGTCGCGATCCTGTTGACCGTCGTGTACGCGGCCGGTCTGTTGTTCCGTCCGCAACGGCGCATCGCGCGGATGGGCCTGGACTCGCTGACCGTGCTGATTCTCTATGTCATAGCGGTGGCGGGGCTGTTCGCCGTCGCCAACGCGGGCTGA
- a CDS encoding helix-turn-helix domain-containing protein, with protein MPIVVDIDVMLARRKMSVGELADRVGITPANLAVLKNGRAKAVRFTTLEALCEVLECQPGDLLHWENNGEAD; from the coding sequence ATGCCGATCGTCGTCGACATCGACGTGATGCTGGCCAGACGGAAGATGTCGGTGGGTGAACTCGCGGATCGGGTCGGGATCACTCCCGCCAATCTCGCGGTGCTCAAGAACGGCCGCGCCAAGGCAGTGCGCTTCACCACCCTCGAAGCTCTCTGTGAGGTCCTCGAGTGCCAGCCCGGAGACCTGCTGCACTGGGAGAACAACGGTGAAGCGGACTGA
- a CDS encoding NAD(P)/FAD-dependent oxidoreductase has protein sequence MKRTDMDTHDVLVVGAGLAGLQTATLLARQGHDVLLAERRPSLTGAIRTTGIFVRRTLDDFPLPVECLGPPIRRVVLYPPGLRGPVALVSERDEYRVGDMAPIYGRAAAAAADAGVRILLGTRYAGRQGQIYTLVGRGGPTRVRARFVVGADGARSRVARDLDLDRNRHLLIGAEEVYEIKRGEEPPTFHCVLDPSLAPGYLAWVVNDGRHAHVGTAGYANRFPEGLRRALERFASSAPGLDGVERPDGPDAVERRGGPIPVGGLLRRISCADGLLVGDAAGAVSPLTAGGLDPCLRLSELAAAVLHESLRSGRKEALTHFDGAALRSRFRGRLAMRWGLDKVRTPALADAAFGLLRTPPGRAAARRILFGDRSFPGTT, from the coding sequence GTGAAGCGGACTGACATGGACACCCACGACGTGCTGGTTGTCGGTGCAGGACTGGCGGGACTTCAAACCGCCACGTTGCTTGCCCGGCAGGGCCATGACGTTCTCCTCGCGGAAAGGCGTCCGAGCCTCACGGGCGCCATCCGTACCACCGGGATCTTCGTCCGCAGGACGCTCGACGATTTCCCTTTGCCTGTGGAGTGTCTGGGCCCACCGATCAGGCGAGTGGTGCTCTACCCGCCTGGACTGCGCGGGCCGGTGGCGCTGGTCAGTGAGCGCGACGAGTACCGGGTCGGCGACATGGCCCCCATCTATGGGCGGGCGGCCGCCGCGGCAGCCGATGCGGGCGTACGCATCCTGCTGGGTACGCGCTATGCCGGCCGGCAAGGGCAGATCTACACCCTGGTCGGGAGGGGCGGGCCGACCCGGGTGCGAGCGCGGTTCGTCGTGGGCGCTGACGGTGCGCGGTCTCGCGTTGCCCGCGACCTCGATCTGGACCGAAACCGGCACCTGCTGATCGGGGCCGAGGAGGTGTACGAGATCAAGCGTGGTGAGGAGCCGCCGACGTTCCACTGCGTGCTCGATCCCTCGCTTGCCCCCGGATACCTGGCATGGGTCGTGAACGACGGCCGACATGCCCACGTCGGTACGGCTGGTTACGCGAACCGCTTTCCGGAGGGCCTTCGCCGGGCGCTCGAGCGGTTCGCGTCCTCGGCGCCCGGCCTGGATGGTGTCGAGCGTCCCGATGGTCCCGATGCGGTCGAACGGCGGGGAGGGCCGATCCCGGTCGGTGGTCTGCTGCGCCGGATCAGCTGCGCGGACGGGCTGCTTGTGGGGGACGCCGCAGGCGCGGTCTCCCCGCTCACGGCCGGCGGTCTGGATCCGTGCCTGCGCTTGTCGGAGCTCGCGGCTGCCGTCCTCCACGAGTCCCTGCGCTCCGGGCGCAAGGAAGCGTTGACGCACTTCGACGGAGCCGCGCTGCGTTCCCGTTTCCGCGGGAGGCTGGCGATGCGGTGGGGACTGGACAAGGTTCGTACGCCTGCCCTCGCGGACGCGGCGTTCGGGTTGCTGCGTACGCCTCCTGGGCGGGCGGCAGCGCGGCGGATCCTCTTCGGCGACAGGTCCTTTCCTGGTACGACCTGA
- a CDS encoding cytochrome b/b6 domain-containing protein, translating into MATEPSPGGPVAGYVRRYNRKTRWFHAVSYTILVVLFGTGWWLTLGNEGRPSILARVSGVPDTRIHTLTGWVSAAAAVVGLLAGRRALRTFLAESVRTDPGDLEWFRRWPVAVLTGRFPHHRGHFDPGQRLFNLAIAGCLLVVIVSGVGLAWLSGGSLFTILVRVHRWGTYVGTALILGHVTIASGILPGYRGAWKSMHLGGRLPVQVARRLWPSWTSSSLRGNQSGEGRRSARPRER; encoded by the coding sequence ATGGCTACTGAGCCCTCCCCTGGGGGCCCTGTAGCCGGATACGTGCGGCGTTACAACCGGAAGACGCGCTGGTTCCATGCTGTCAGCTACACGATCCTCGTCGTGCTCTTCGGCACCGGCTGGTGGCTCACTCTCGGGAACGAGGGCAGACCAAGCATCCTGGCAAGGGTGTCGGGCGTTCCCGACACCCGGATACACACGCTCACCGGATGGGTTTCCGCAGCGGCGGCAGTCGTCGGCCTCCTTGCCGGCAGGCGCGCGCTCAGGACGTTTCTCGCCGAGTCCGTACGCACCGATCCAGGGGACCTGGAATGGTTCCGCCGTTGGCCGGTGGCGGTCCTGACGGGCAGGTTCCCTCATCATCGTGGGCACTTCGACCCAGGGCAACGGCTCTTCAACCTGGCGATCGCCGGGTGTCTCCTCGTCGTCATCGTCTCCGGGGTAGGCCTGGCGTGGCTCAGCGGCGGCTCCTTGTTCACCATCCTCGTGCGGGTACACCGATGGGGAACCTACGTCGGCACCGCGCTGATCCTCGGACACGTCACGATCGCCTCCGGAATCCTGCCCGGGTATCGCGGCGCGTGGAAGTCCATGCACCTCGGCGGCAGGCTACCGGTGCAGGTCGCCCGACGTCTGTGGCCGTCCTGGACCTCCTCGTCGCTCCGCGGTAACCAGTCCGGCGAAGGCAGGCGGTCAGCGCGACCACGGGAACGGTAG
- a CDS encoding serine hydrolase domain-containing protein, whose amino-acid sequence MHAFLDALEQAPEIEPHSLMIVRHGRLVASGWWAPYAPDRLHLLYSLSKSFTSTAAGFAVAEGLVRLDDPVISYFPEFEADITSPRSRSMLVRHVAAMASGHVEETLPRAIEADPDEIVRGFLLVPPDRDPGTVFAYNQPATYTLGTIVQKVTGRSLTDYLRPRLFEPLGIGEVAWHQRPAGRDLGFSGLHATTDAIARLGLLYLQQGSWEGKQLLPAAWVEEATRSHLSNADGTPEGANSDWQQGYGFQFWMSRHGYRGDGAYGQFCVVLPGHDAVIAMTAATVEMQTLLDAMWDNLLPAFGSAPLDGREDDDAALAERLSRLALPAAVGQAAPPADPAAWSGAEFTPAGGTCADQATLTGIAVTSTDGGWAISLSDAGEQLELRLDGGTSSGWTVGSGGDAAATVPTAVSGGWADQDTLAFDVVFLETPHRLAVTCSLADRTFTARWRTVPLHGGPLRSMRAPRR is encoded by the coding sequence GTGCACGCCTTCCTGGACGCACTGGAGCAGGCGCCGGAGATCGAGCCGCACAGCCTGATGATCGTTCGGCACGGCCGGCTTGTCGCTTCGGGCTGGTGGGCTCCGTACGCACCTGACCGGCTTCACCTGCTCTACTCGCTGAGCAAGAGCTTCACGTCGACGGCGGCCGGCTTCGCGGTCGCCGAGGGACTCGTACGGCTCGACGATCCGGTGATCTCCTACTTCCCGGAGTTCGAGGCCGACATCACCTCCCCTCGAAGCCGTTCGATGCTCGTACGCCATGTCGCGGCCATGGCCTCCGGCCACGTCGAGGAGACTCTGCCGCGGGCGATCGAGGCAGACCCGGACGAGATCGTCCGCGGATTCCTCCTGGTGCCGCCGGATCGCGATCCCGGCACGGTCTTCGCCTACAACCAGCCCGCGACGTACACGCTCGGCACCATCGTCCAGAAGGTGACCGGACGGTCGCTGACCGACTACCTTCGGCCGCGGCTGTTCGAGCCGCTGGGCATCGGTGAGGTCGCGTGGCACCAGCGGCCGGCCGGTCGTGACCTCGGCTTCTCGGGGCTGCACGCGACCACCGACGCGATCGCCCGGCTCGGCCTGCTCTACCTGCAGCAGGGGAGCTGGGAAGGCAAGCAGTTGCTGCCCGCCGCATGGGTCGAGGAGGCGACGCGTTCGCACCTCTCGAACGCGGACGGCACCCCGGAGGGGGCGAACTCCGACTGGCAACAGGGGTACGGATTCCAGTTCTGGATGTCCCGGCACGGCTATCGCGGCGACGGGGCGTACGGCCAGTTCTGTGTGGTCCTGCCCGGTCACGACGCGGTGATCGCGATGACAGCGGCGACCGTGGAGATGCAGACGCTGCTGGACGCGATGTGGGACAACCTCCTGCCGGCGTTCGGGTCGGCGCCGCTCGACGGCCGGGAGGACGACGACGCCGCGCTGGCGGAACGACTGTCCCGCCTGGCGCTCCCGGCGGCCGTCGGCCAGGCGGCACCGCCCGCTGACCCCGCGGCGTGGTCCGGCGCGGAGTTCACACCGGCCGGTGGCACGTGCGCCGATCAGGCGACGCTGACCGGGATCGCGGTCACGTCGACGGACGGCGGCTGGGCGATCTCGCTGAGTGACGCCGGCGAACAACTCGAACTCCGGCTGGACGGAGGTACTTCCTCCGGCTGGACGGTCGGTTCGGGTGGCGACGCAGCGGCGACCGTACCCACGGCCGTCAGTGGTGGCTGGGCCGACCAGGACACGTTGGCGTTCGACGTGGTGTTCCTGGAGACACCGCACCGGTTGGCGGTGACGTGCTCGCTCGCAGATCGTACGTTCACCGCACGGTGGCGGACCGTCCCGCTCCATGGTGGCCCGCTGCGATCGATGCGCGCGCCGCGTCGGTGA